GGCGTCGTTCCAGACGAAGTCACCGATGCGGTTCACCGGAGGCGCGAGACCGGCGTCGACGGTCAGGTCCTCCCGCTTGTCGCCGCCGAGCTTGACCGGCTTGGAGCACCCGGTCGCCGGGTCGGCGTCGGAGTCCGTACCGGCGTCGCCCGCGGTCGGCTTGGTGAACTGCAGATCACCGGTTGCGGTGAAGCAGACGGCGAAGGTGCCGTCCGGCAGCTTGTCGAACAGGTACTTGCCGTCCGGGCCCGTCGTGGTCTTGCCGACCTCGGCGCCCTTGTCGTCCTTCACGACCACGGTGACGTTCGGGACACCGGGCTCGCCCGGATCCTGGACACCGTTGCGGTTGGTGTCGTTCCACACCAGGTCACCCAGCTTGTTGGGCGGAGTGACCAGACCCGCGTCCAGCGTCAGGTCCTGGCGCTTGCCCGGGCCCACGGTGACCGGCGTCGTGCAGCCCGTCGCCGGGTCGGCGTCGGAGTCGGACCCCGAGTCGCCCGCCTTGGACTTGGTGAACTTCAAGTCCGCGGTAGCGGTGAAGCAGACCTTGTAGGTGCCGTCGGCCATGCCCTCGAAGAGGTACTTGCCGTTCTTGTCGGTCGTGGTCTTCGCGACCTCGGTGCCGTCCTCCTTCTGCAGCGACACGGAGACACCGGGCACGCCGGGCTCGTCGTCGGTCTGGAGGCCGTCCTTGTTCGAGTCGATCCACACCAGGTCGCCGATGCGGTTCACCGGAGGCGCGAAGCCCGCGTCGACCGTCAGGTCCTCCCGCTTGCCGGGGCCGAGGGTGACCGGCTCTGTGCATCCGGTCGCCGGGTCGGCGTCGGAGTCCTTGCCCGCGTCGCCCGCGTTGGCCTTCGTCAGCTGGAGATCGCCCGTCGCGGTGAAGCAGACCGTGAACGTGCCGTCCGGCAGCTTGTCGAACAGGTACTTGCCGTCCGGACCCGTCGTGGTCTTGCCGGCCTCGGTGCCCTTGTCGTCCTTCACCGTGACGGTCACACCGGGCACACCCGGCTCGCCCGGATCCTGGACACCGTTGCGGTTGGTGTCGTTCCACACCAGGTCACCAAGCTTGTTGGGCGGGCTCACGATGCCCGCGTCAACAGTCAGGTTCTCCCGCGCACCGGGGCCGACCGTGATCGGCGTGGTGCACCCGGTCGCCGGGTCCGCGTCGGAGTCGCTGCCGTCGTCACCCGCGTTGGGCGTCGTCGGCGTGGAGCCCGCGTAGTCGGCCGGGAGCGCCTTCAGGTCGAAGCAGACCTTGTACGAGCCGTCCGGCACGCCCTCGACGAGGTACTTGCCGTCCGGACCCGTCGTGGCCTTGCCGACCTCGGTGCCGTCCGGCTTCTGGACCGACACGGTGACGCCGGGGACACCCGGCTCGCCGTCGTCCTGGAGGCCGTTCTTGTTGGTGTCGCTCCACACCAGGTCACCGATGCGGTTCACCGGCGGGACCAGGCCCGCGTCGAGGGTCAGGTTCTCCCGCTTGCCCGGGCCGAGCGTGACCGGCGTCGAGCACCCGGTCGCCGGGTCGGCGTCGGAGTTCATCCCGGCGTCGCCCGCGTTCGGCTTGGTGAACTGGAGATCGCCGACCGCGGCGAAGCACACGGTGAACGTGCCGTCCGGCAGATTGTTCACTGTGTACTTGCCGTCCGGACCCGTCGTGGTCTTGCCGACCTCGGTGCCCTTGTCGTCCTTGACGGTCACCGGAACGTTCGGCACCCCGGGCTCACCCGGGTCCTGCAGACCGTTCTTGTTGGTGTCGTTCCAGACGAAGTCACCGAGCTTGTTCGGCGGGCTCACGATGCCCGCGTCCACGGTCAGGTTCTCCCGTGCACCCGGACCGACCGTCACCGGCGTCGTGCACCCCGTCGCCGGGTCGGCGTCGGAGTCCTTCGCGTCGTCACCCGCGTTCGCCTTGGTGGCCAGGTAACCCGCGTAGTCACCGGGGAGCGACTTCAGCGCGAAGCAGACCTTGTACGAACCGTCCGGCACACCCTCGACGAGGTACTTGCCGTCCGGACCCGTCGTGGCCTTGCCGACCTCGGTCCCGTCGTCCTTCTGCACGGACACCGGCACCCCGGGCACGCCCGGCTCACCGTCGTCCTGCAACCCGTTCTTGTTGCGGTCCAACCACACCAGGTCACCGATCCGGTTCACCGGAGGCGCGAAGCCCGCGTCGACCGTCAGGTCTTCGCGCTTGCCAGCGCCCAGCGGCACGGCCGGAGAGCATCCGGTTGCCGGGTCGATGTTGGAGTCCTTCGCCGCGTCACCCGCGTTCGGCTTGGTGACCTGGAGATCACCGGGAGCCGCGAAGCACACCGTGAAGGTGCCGTCCGGCAGCTTGTCGAACAGGTACTTGCCGTCCGGACCGGTCGTGGTCTTGCCGACCTCGGTGCCCTTGTCGTCCCTCACCGTCACGGTCACACCGGGGATGCCGGGCTCGCCCGGGTCCTGGAGGCCGTTCTTGTTGGTGTCGTTCCAGACGAAGTCACCGAGCTTGTTCGGCGGGCTCACGATGCCCGCGTCCACGGTCAGGTTCGACCGCGCGCCAGGTCCGACCGTCACCGGCGCGGAGCACCCGGTCGCCGCGTCGGCGTCGGAGTCCTTCGCGTCGTCACCGGCGTTCGCGGTGGTCGGCGTGTACCCGGCGTAGTCGGCCGGCAACGCGTTCAGCGCGAAGCAGACCTTGTACGAACCGTCCGGCATGCCCTCGAAGAGGTACGTGCCGTTCGCATCCGTGGTGGTCTTGGAGACCTCCGCACCGTCCGCCTTCTGCAGCGTCACCGAGACACCCGGGACGCCCTTCTCACCCTCGTCCTGCAGACCGTTCTTGTTGGTGTCACTCCACACCAGATCACCGATGCGGTTCACCGGCGGGGACAGACCCGCGTCAACGGTCAGGTCCTCGGGCTTGTCGGCGTTGAGCGTCACCGGCGTCGAGCAACCTGTGCCCGGGTCGGCGTTGGAGTCCTTCGCCGCGTCGCCCGCGGAGGGCTTGGTGAACTGCAGATCACCAGGAGCCGTGAAGCAGACGGTGAAGGTGCCGTCCGGCAGCTTGTCGAACAGGTACTTGCCGTCCGGACCCGTGGTCGTCTTGCCGACCTCGGTGCCCTTGTCGTCCTTCACCGTCACCGGAACGTTCGGCACGCCGGGCTCGCCCGGGTCCTGCAGACCGTTCTTGTTGGTGTCGTTCCAGACGAAGTCACCGAGCTTGTTCGGCGGGCGCAGACCCGCGTCCAGCGTCAGGTCCTCGCGCCTGTCCGGCCCCAAGGTCGTCGGGGCGGAACACTTCGTCGCGGGATCGGCGTCGGAGTCCTTGCCGTCGTCGCCGGCGTTGGCCTTCGTCAGCTGGTACCCCGCGTACTGACCGGCGAGCGCGCTGAGGTCGAAGCAGACCTTCACCGGGCCGTCGGGCAGCGGCGTGATGCGGTACTTGCCGTCCGGCCCGGTCGTGGCCGGAGACCCGAGCGGCGTGCCGTCCGGGCGCTGCGCGGTGACCTTCACCCCGGGCACGCCCGGCTCACCGTCGTCCTGGACGCCGTTGCGGTTGTTGTCGGCCCACACCAGGTCACCGACGGAGTTCGGCGGGCTGCCCACCACACCCGCGTCGACGGTGTTGACGACCGAACCGGCCTTGCCCAGCTCGACCTTGGCGGTGCCGGTCGGGTCGACGTCGGAGTCGACACTGCGGCTGGGCCCGGCCTCCTTCGCGGTCCACGCCAACGAGGAGACGGGTGGTTTGCCCGGCAGGCTGCCGGTGTTCACGCCGGAGTAGTCGAACTTCAGCGTGTAGCAGGTGCTGGGCTTCACCCCGTCCGCGGCGTTGAAGTAGTACTCGCCCTTGGCGTTCGTGGTCTTCGTGGCCAGCGCGGCCCCACCGGCGCACGGCAGCAGCTGCACCTTCACACCGGGGAGCGCGGGCTCGCCGCCCTCCTGCACACCGTCGCTGTCGGTGTCGAACCAGACCCGGTTGCCGATCTGCACCGGGGCCAGGTCGCACAGCGCTTCGAGGTCCGCGAGGCCGTTGGACTTGGAGAAGCCCTCGCTGCCGTAGTCGCCGATCTCGTAACCGTTGGTGCGGTCCGGGTTGGCCATGTTGCCGTTGGTCCGGTCGAACCAGCCGACACCACCGGAGTTGATGTCGATCGGGTCCATCACGGTCGAGGGCATCCGCTGCTGCTGGAGCAACAGCGCGAGACCGCCCTGCGCCGTCTCGTTGTGCGAGTTGCGGTCACCCCGCTTGAGGAACTCGCCGGGGTAGTACTCCTTGACCGCGTCGGTCTGACCGCCGCCGCTCGCGGTGACGCTGTTGTTGTTCTTGCAGGAGCCGGTGCCCTCCCACTCGTAGGAGTTCCCCTTGCGGCAGGCCCGGTTCACGTCACCGCCCGACATGCCGTTGTAGAGCGGCTTCGGGTTGGTCGAGCCGTTCGGCGCGGACGCGGCGGCCGCCGTCTGGTCGCCCCAGCGATCGCGGAAGCCCAGCACCATGTCGCCGTTGGCCTCGATCTCGATGTCGGAGAGCATCGGCGAGGGGTAGGTGACGTTCATGGCGTCCGGGTTGCCCGACTGGTGCATGTTGGCGTCGGTGAGCGCCCACTTGTCGGTCCACGGGTACCACTTGTTGCTGCCGGGGTTGGAGATGAACGCGGTGCCCCGCTCGAAGGTCAGTGCCTTGGTCAGCACGGTGGCGAACGCGCCTGCCTTGAACGTCTGCACGACGGCCTTCACGTCGGCCTGCTTGTTCGTCGACTGTCCACTGCAGACACCGCCGACGTAGACGACGCCGTCCCGCACACCGAGGCCGAACGGCCGCCAGTCCCCCGCCGCTGCGCAGCCGGGGTTGGGGATCGCGTAGGACGCCTTGGGGGCGCTCGCGGTGGCCTGGCGCGCGTCGTAGACGTAGAGCTTGCGGTCGCCGAGGTTGACGACGTAGAGCTCGGAACCGTCTTCGGACAGGTCCAGGTCGCCGAGCCCCTGCTTGCCGGGAACCGCGAAGAACGGCCCGTCGTGGTGCTCGGACATCTTGTGCGCCGTGCTGCCCGCACCCGGGATCGTCGCGAAGAGCGTGGTCTTGTTCGTCGCCCGGTCGGTCACGTAGATCGCACCAGCGCCGTTGGGCCCGTACGCGGCGAGTCGCTTGGCGTAGGCACCGGAGAAGATCCGCTTGTCCTCGCGCTGGTACGCGAGGCCGTACACGGTGCCGGTCTGCGTCTGCGTCGCCGCCTTGACCGGCGCCGTCGTGCCCCGGTTGCTCGCCGGGAAGGTGACCAGGGACCGAGCGGCCGGGTCCTCCTTGGCCAGCCGCGGGTTGCGCTGGCAGGCGGTGGCCATCGTGGGGTTGGCCTGGCAGTAGTCCGCCGGGTTCCACACGCCCATGGTCAGCGAGACGTTCTTGCCGCCGGAGACGTCGACGAACTCCGTGAGGCTGGACAGGTTCCCGCCCGCGGGCGCGGGCTGGAGGTAGGACATGGCGGCGGGGATCTCCGCCTCGACCCGGTACTTGCCGCCGGAGACGGCGCCGAGGTTGACCGCGACGGTGCCGTTGGCCGCCGTGGTGCCCTTGGCCGTGGTGCCGTTCGGCGCGGTGACGGTGACCGGGATCCCGGCGACGCCGACTTCGAGCGCGGCCTCGTAGGAACCATTTCCGTTCACGTCGCGGACGACCCGGACGGTGAGCGTTCCGTCCCCGGTCCCGGCTTCACCCGGTGGCGCGTTCACCAGACCCACCGCATTACTCGCGACTATGGCGAATACCAGCGCTATCAGCGACGACCGTTTCACGCGCATCTCCCGGCCTACTTATCCCGGATACGACAGTCCTTTATGGACGCCACGATTATGCATAGGGAGATCAGTTTCCGCCGCGCGTGAAACCACACCTTCAGGCGATTCATTTCGCGCCTTTTCGACACGGAGCGGCAGGGCCGTTCACCCGCTTCCGCCACCCGGTTCCCCCGTGTGCCCCGGGCAAGCCGGACACGGAGTGTGAAGAGCCTCAGCGGGGGCCAGGCGTGGTCCTGCCCGAACGGGGCGGCGTGCTCCGGGTCGAGCCCCCGACGGGTGAGGAGGAGGGGGTGGGCGAGGTGGTCGTGGGAATCGGGGTGGTGGTGCGCGGCGGGATCGACGGCCGCCGGATCGGCCTGCCGGGCGGGATCGACGACGTGGTCGGCGACGGGCTCGTGGTGGGCGTGAGCGGCGCGCACGGGGCCGGCGTCGTGCTCGGTGCGGAAGCGGTGGTGGAGGTCGGCGTGGTGGTCGTCGGCCGCCGCGGGCCGCTGGTGGCGGGCACGGGGCACGGCGGCAGCGGGGCGGGCGGAGCCGGGGGCGCGCTGGTGGTCGTCGGAGCGGGTGCCGGCGCGGGCGGCGCGGGGCGGACGCGTTGCTGCACCAGCGGCGGCAGCTCGGGCAGCGGAGCGATGCCCAGCGAGTACCCCACGGCGAGACCGAGCACCTTGCTGACGTAGGCGTTGGAGTGGTTGTAGCGGAACACCGCGGTCACGAGCTGCTCGGGTTCTCGCAGGTCAAGACCGCCGGAGCAGAGGTAGCGGCCCGCGGAGAGCGCGGCGTCGTGGATGTTGTGCGGATCGGCGATCCCGTCGCCGTTGCCGTCGACGCCGTAGCGGGCCCAGGTGCCGGGGATGAACTGCATCGGCCCGACCGCGCGGTCCCAGACCGGGTCGCCGTCGAGCCTGCCGCCGTCGGTGTCGGTGATCGCCGCCATGCCCGGTGCCCCCGACAGCACGGGGCCGAGGATGGGCACCGGGGTGGTGCCGTGCAGGTCGACGCGCCCCCGCGCGTGGTTGGACTCGACCTTGCCGATGCCCGCGAGGTAGGACCAGTGCAGCCCGCAGCCGGGCATGGTCCTGGCGAGGGCGCGGTCGGCGCGGAGGTAGGCGTCAAGCACGGGGCCGGGAATGCCGTAGCCGATATCGCGCAGCGGGTCGTACGGGGCGTCCTCCCAGGGCGCTTCGGCCGTGGCGGTCTCGGTCAGGTCGGGTCCGGTGCGCAGCGCGTCCACGAGCTGCTGGCTGATCTCGTCCGAGTCCGGCGCGACGAGGTCACCGAGCGTGCCCGTCAGCTCGTGCACCTCCGCGACCGCGCGTATCGGCTCGGGGACGTACTGCGCCCGCGCGGATCCAAATGCCAATGGCACCACGAGCGCGGTAATGGTCACGGAGAGCGCGACGCGGGCTGCCTTTCGACCGGAAGCGAGTGCGTACTGAGCCACAGCCACCCTTTCACCCGATGGACCGCACAGCAACTCTCGACCACGCCAGCATTCACGGCGCCGATGTATTTGTCGCGGCGAATCCCCGAAAAGGGGAACCGGAAAAACGGGTCAGCCGGTGAGCGGGGCGAGTGCGGTGATCGGCGCTCCGCCCGGCACGAGGTCGACGACCGCGGGTTCCTGGTTCTCGCCCATCCGCGCCTGCACCCGGTGCAGCCTGCCGTCGCCGTCCACCCAGTACTTCAGCCGCGACCCGCCGCCGGAGGCCCTCGGCCCCTCGAAGACGTCCACCCGCTTGCCGCGCACGTCCTCCGAGCCCACCCAGCGCGCCGTGCTCTGCTGGAGCAGCTGGGCGTTCTCCGGCCGATCCGAGCCGAGGTTGAGCACCAGCCGCAGCACACCGTCCAGTTCGGACCCGCTGGTCTGCATCGGCCGCAGCTGCCAGCCTTCCACCGGCGGCGGGTCGACGGGTGCGGCGGAACGCGTGCCGTTGAACGCCACCTTCCCCAGGCTCCACTGGAGCAGCCCCGCCGAGGCGTCGTCGTCACGGCCCTCGGTGCGCAGCGTCGCGTAGCCGACGTGCTCGGCGACGTCCACCCGCCCGTCCAGCACCAGCGCGCCACCGGGCGCGGGCACGCGAGCCCGCACACCGAGGATCTTCGCCTCGTACGCGGTGTAGCGGATCATCGCCAGCCGCTCCGCCTCCACTGCGGACAGTGGGCGCGGCTCGGCGGTGCAGCCGGACAGGAGCGCGACCGCCACGAGGGCAGCCAGGGCCCGGCGCCTCATGGCCGCACGCCCGCGCGGTCGGCGAACAAGTTCAGCGGCGGAACGCCGTAGCCGGTGAGGTCGACCGGGCCGGTCCTCGGCTTGGGCGGCTCGGTCATGTTGGGCTGCAGCGGCGGTCTGGCCACCGTGCGGAACGCGATCCCACGTGGCGCGGACATGCGCGGCATCGGCGCCCCTGCGCCTTCGAAGCACTCCGACGGGGCCGGGCGGATCGTGGTCAGCGTGTTCTCCCGGAGGCAGTTGCCCCGCCCCCTCGCCCGCTCGGACGCGGCGTAGACGAAGTCGAACCCGTTGTCCTCCAGGAGATTCCCGCTGATCGTGTTGTCGATCGGCGGCAGGTCCTCCGACGAGGAGAGCACGAGCCCGGCCGCGGGGTTGCCGACGACGCGGTTGTGCGCGACGTGGTTGCGGGTACCACCGGCGATCCCGATGCCCAGCCCGAACCCGCCGTCCGCCTGCGCCGGGCTCGCCGGTTCCGCGTTGTAGCCGACCAGGTTGCCCACGATTGTGGCGTCCTCCTGCGGCACCAGGGCTTCCAGGTAGTCCGAATTGGACGTCAGCCCGACGCGGTTGCCGACGAAGCGGTTGCCCAGCACGTACATCCCACCGGAGGCGTTGGTGCCCTCGTAGCCTACGGCGTTGCGCTCGGCCACGTTCCCGCGCACCACGATGTCGCAGGGCTTGCACTGGCCGACGTAGATCCCGGAGTCCGCGCTGCCGGAGGCGTAGCTGTGCTCGATCACCCCGGAGCGCGAGTTGAACGCGTAGATCCCGTACAGCGCGTTGTTGCTCGCGGTGACGTGCGAGATGTGGAAACCGTTGAGCGGCGGGAACTTCGCGGTGTCCAGCCGGGTGTAGCCGGTGCTGCCGCGGGCCACCCCGCCCGCCTCGTCGGACATGCCGGTGACCAGCACGCCGTTGAGGGTGTGGTCCCGCACGGTGAGGTTCTGCACGGTGACCCCGGGCGCGGTCACCACCACGCCGTTGGCCCTGCGCACCTCGCCGTCGATGACCACCTCGTTGCGGTCGGTGCCGCGCAGGGTGATCCTCGGCGTGCGGATCAGCACGCTTTCCCGGTAGACCCCGGGGGAGACGAGCACCAGGCCGCCCTCGCGCACGGCGGTGACGGCCTGGGAGATCGTGGGAGCGTCGGCGGGGACCCGCACGAGGGCGGCGGTGGCGGAGGGCGCGCTGGAAGCGGTGGCGCACCCCGTGGCCACCAGCATCAGCGCGGCCCCCACCAGGGCTCGCAGGGAGGGAGCAGGCTGCACAGCGTCGGGAGCTTAGGCGCACTCTCCCCGCCCCACCCCCCGGAACACCGCTTCGAGCGCACCCCCCACTCGTTCGAGCTACCGCGAGGGCACCGCGTTGGCGCGGACGATCTCGGCGAACAGGCGCGCGGAGTCCTTCAGGGTGCGCTTCTGCGTCTCGAAGTCCACGTGCACCAGGCCGAAGCGCTGGCGGTAGCCGAAGGCCCACTCGAAGTTGTCCAGCAGCGACCACGCCAGGTAGCCCCGCACGTTCGCGCCCGCGCTCACCGCCTCGTGCACGGCGCGCAGGTGCTCGACGAGGTAGGTGCGGCGGCCGGTGTCGTGCACGCGCCCCTCCTCTGTCACCACGTCGTCGAACGCCGAGCCGTTCTCGGTCACCAGCAGCGGCAGTGTCGGAGCCTGTTCGCTCAGCCACACCAACAGATCCCGCAGCGCGGCGGGCTCCTGCTCCCACCCGATGCCGGTCAGTGGTCCCCGCGGCGGCAGCACCTCAACGCCGCGCAGTCCGGGCAGGTGGCTCACCGGCTCGTGGTCGGGCTCGGCCGGAGCGACCCGCGTCGGGCTGTAGTAGTTCACGCCCAGCCAGTCCAGCGGCGCGGAGATGATCTCCAGGTCGCCCTTCCGGACCACCGCGTCCAGCGCGCCGAGGTGCGCGATGTCGGCGAGCACGTCCGCGGGGTACTCGCCGCGCAGCACCGGGTCGAGGAAGATCCGGTTCTGCAGCCCGTCGGCCTTGCGCTGCGCCTCGCGATGGGCGTCGTCGTCGTGGTCGATGCGCATCGGGGAGAAGTTGAGCACCAAGGAGAACTTGTGGTTCGCCGACGCCTGCGCGCGCATCGCCTGGGTGGCGAGCCCGTGCCCGAGAAGCAGGTGGTGCAGCGCGCGCAACGCCCGAACCGGGTCGGTCTCCCCCGGCGCGTGCACACCGCTGAAGTAGCCAAGGTACGCCGAGCAGAACGGCTCGTTCAGCGTGGTCCACTCGGCCACGCGGTCGCCGAGGTGCTGGTGCACGACGGTGGCGTAGTCGGCGAACCGCTCGGCGGTGTCGCGAACGGCCCAACCACCGTTGTCCTGCAAGGCTTGCGGCAGGTCCCAGTGGTAGAGCGTCGGCAGCGGCTGGATGCCCGCTTCGAGCAGCGTGTCGACCAGCCGGTCGTAGAAGGCCAGTCCCGCGCGGTTGATCGTGCTGGAGCCGGTGGGCTGCACGCGCGGCCACGCGATGGAGAACCGGTAAGCGGGCAGGCCGAGCTCGCGCATCAGCGCGATGTCCTCGGGGTAGCGGTGGTAGTGGTCGCAGGCGATGTCGCCGGTGTCCCCGCCGTCCACCTTCCCCGGAGTGGCCGCGAAGGTGTCCCAGATGGACGGTCCTCGTCCGTCCACTGTGGATGCACCCTCGATCTGGTAGGACGAGGTCGCGCTCCCCCACAGGAAACCGGGAGGAAACCGTAATTGCGACGTCTCCACCCGGACCGGATCGGTCGTGGTCATGATGATCCCCTCATCCCTTTACCGCACCCTGCATGATCCCGCCGACCACCTGCCGCGCGAGCAGGAGGAACAGCGCGATGACCGGCAGCACCCCGATCGAGGTGCCCGCCAGCATCAGCGCGTAGTCGGTGAAGTGGCCGCTGGCCAACGTGGACACCGCGACCTGCACGGTCGGGCTGTCGTTGGGGTCCAGCACGATCAGCGGCCAGAAGAAGTCGTTCCACGCGGTCATGAACGTCAGCATCGCCAGCACCGCGGCCTGCGGCCGGATCGCGGGCAGGCCGACGTGCCAGAACGTGCCCAGCACCGAGCAGCCGTCCATCCGCGCCGCCTCGACCAGCTCCGGCGGCACGGACTCCTCGCAGGCCTGGCGCATCAGGAACACGCCGAGCGCGCTGACCAGGGCGGGGAAGATCACCGCCTGCAGCTGCCCGTACCAGTCCAGCTCGGCCATCATCAGGTACAGCGGGATGACGCCGAGCTGCGTCGGGACCATCGCGGTGCCGACGACCACGAGGAAGAGCGTGTTGCGACCGCGGAAGCGCAAGCGCGCGAAAGCGAAGCCCGCCAACGACGAGAGCAGCACGTTGGACACCGTCACCGAGCCCGCGACGATCAACGAGTTCTGCACCGCGGCCCAGAAGTCGACCGTGTCGAAGACCCTGGCGATGTTGGCGAACAGGTTGCCGCCCGGCACCAGCGGCGGCGTGGCCTCGCCGAGCGCGGAGTTGTCCTTGCTGGCGATGACGAAGGACCAGTAGAGCGGGAACACCGACGCAAGCAGCACCGCGGCGAGCCCGCCGTAGACGAACACCCCAGGGCGCTTCACGAGTCACGCACCGAACGCCGGGTGACCATGAAGTTGGCCAGGGCGAACACCAGCACGACCACGAACAGCATCCACGCGATGGCCGAGGCGTATCCGGCGTCGAACACCCGGAAACCCTTCTCGTACAAGTACATCGTCAGCGTCTGGTACTGCCGGTCGCTGCCGCCGACGCCCGCCGTCCCCTTCGGGTCGAACAGCGCGGGCTCGACGAACAGCTGGAGCCCGGCGATGGTGGAGACGACCACGGTGTAGAGGATCGTCGGCCGGATGCTCGGCACGGTGATCGACCAGAACGCGCGCCAGCGCGACGCCCCGTCCAGCTCGGCCGCCTCGTACTGCTCGCGCGGGACCGACTGCATGGCCGCGAGGTAGAGCAGCGCGTTGTAGCCGGTCCACCGCCACATCACCATGGCGCTCACCGCGACGTGCGAGGAGAGCACCCCCGCCTGCCAGTCGATCCGGTCGATCCCGACCAGGCCGAGCAGCCAGTTCACCATGCCGAAGTCACGGTCGAAGATCTGGGTGAACACCAGCGCGACCGCGACGACGGACACCACGTTCGGCAGCAGGATTCCCGCGCGCCACAACGTCTTCGCCTTCAGGCTCCGGTCCAGCAGCGCCGCCAGCCCGAGCGCCGCGAGCAGCTGGGGAACCGTGGAGATCAGGAACAGGCTGACCGTGTTGAACAACGCGTTGTAGAACAACGGGTCCACGAGCAGCGCCGCGTAGTTGTCCAATCCGACGAAGCCCTGGTTGCCGTCCGCCAGCTGCCAGTCGTGCAGTGACACCCACGCGGTGTAGAGCAGCGGGAACAACCCGAACACGCCGAACACCAGGAAGAACGGTGCGATCAGCAGGTACGGCGTGATTCGGATGTCCCACCGGGAAAGGAAAGCGCGCATCACTTCAGCTCGGCGCGGGACTGGCTCAGTGCCTGGGCGAGCGCCTCCTGCGGCTGCTGCTTGCCCTGCTCGACGCGGAGCAGCGCCTCCTGGAACTTGGGCCGTACCAACGAATCCTGCGTGCCGCGGTAGTTCGGCTTCAGGCTCTCGGCGGAGGCGGCGAAGATCTGGCCGACCGGCGCGCCGGAGAAGTACTCGTTGGTCTTGCCCTGCACGACGGTGTCCCGCAGCACCGACGGCTGGCTGGGCAGGTTGCCGGTCTTGTCGAAGATCTTCTTCTGCTGCTCCGGAGCGGTGAGCCACTTGGCGACCTCGGCCGCCTCCTTGATGTTCTTGCCCTGCTTGGGAACCATCAGGAAGGAGCCGCCCCAGTTGCCGCCGTTGCCGGGCACCGAGGCCACGTCCCACTTGCCCTTGGCGCCCTCACCCGCGCCCTCGGCGATCTGCGCGAGCGCCCACGCCGGGCACACCTCGGTGGCGAAGCCGCCCTGCTTGAGCCCGACCGTCCACTGCTGGCTGAACGGCTTCACACCGGAGGTCCGGCCCTTGGCCGCCAGGCCCGCCGAGAGGTCGAAGGCCGCGCGCACCTTGGGATTGGTGTCGGCGACGAAGGAGTCGTCGGCCTTGGCGAAGAAGCCCTCACCCGCCTGGTTGAGCATGGCCAGGAAGACCTGCTCGGCGGCGCTGACGAACTTCACGTCGGGCTTCTTCTCCGCGAAGCGGTCGGCGACCTTGGCGTAGTCCTCCCAGCTCGGCCAGAGCTTGCTCACCTCGGACCGCTCGGTGGGCAGCCCGGCCTGCTCGAAGAGGTCCTTGCGGTAGCACACGGCGAGGCTGCCCACGTCGGTGCCGACACCGAGGACGTAGGAGCCGTTGTCGGTGACGCCCTGGTTCC
The window above is part of the Allokutzneria albata genome. Proteins encoded here:
- a CDS encoding SdrD B-like domain-containing protein → MNAPPGEAGTGDGTLTVRVVRDVNGNGSYEAALEVGVAGIPVTVTAPNGTTAKGTTAANGTVAVNLGAVSGGKYRVEAEIPAAMSYLQPAPAGGNLSSLTEFVDVSGGKNVSLTMGVWNPADYCQANPTMATACQRNPRLAKEDPAARSLVTFPASNRGTTAPVKAATQTQTGTVYGLAYQREDKRIFSGAYAKRLAAYGPNGAGAIYVTDRATNKTTLFATIPGAGSTAHKMSEHHDGPFFAVPGKQGLGDLDLSEDGSELYVVNLGDRKLYVYDARQATASAPKASYAIPNPGCAAAGDWRPFGLGVRDGVVYVGGVCSGQSTNKQADVKAVVQTFKAGAFATVLTKALTFERGTAFISNPGSNKWYPWTDKWALTDANMHQSGNPDAMNVTYPSPMLSDIEIEANGDMVLGFRDRWGDQTAAAASAPNGSTNPKPLYNGMSGGDVNRACRKGNSYEWEGTGSCKNNNSVTASGGGQTDAVKEYYPGEFLKRGDRNSHNETAQGGLALLLQQQRMPSTVMDPIDINSGGVGWFDRTNGNMANPDRTNGYEIGDYGSEGFSKSNGLADLEALCDLAPVQIGNRVWFDTDSDGVQEGGEPALPGVKVQLLPCAGGAALATKTTNAKGEYYFNAADGVKPSTCYTLKFDYSGVNTGSLPGKPPVSSLAWTAKEAGPSRSVDSDVDPTGTAKVELGKAGSVVNTVDAGVVGSPPNSVGDLVWADNNRNGVQDDGEPGVPGVKVTAQRPDGTPLGSPATTGPDGKYRITPLPDGPVKVCFDLSALAGQYAGYQLTKANAGDDGKDSDADPATKCSAPTTLGPDRREDLTLDAGLRPPNKLGDFVWNDTNKNGLQDPGEPGVPNVPVTVKDDKGTEVGKTTTGPDGKYLFDKLPDGTFTVCFTAPGDLQFTKPSAGDAAKDSNADPGTGCSTPVTLNADKPEDLTVDAGLSPPVNRIGDLVWSDTNKNGLQDEGEKGVPGVSVTLQKADGAEVSKTTTDANGTYLFEGMPDGSYKVCFALNALPADYAGYTPTTANAGDDAKDSDADAATGCSAPVTVGPGARSNLTVDAGIVSPPNKLGDFVWNDTNKNGLQDPGEPGIPGVTVTVRDDKGTEVGKTTTGPDGKYLFDKLPDGTFTVCFAAPGDLQVTKPNAGDAAKDSNIDPATGCSPAVPLGAGKREDLTVDAGFAPPVNRIGDLVWLDRNKNGLQDDGEPGVPGVPVSVQKDDGTEVGKATTGPDGKYLVEGVPDGSYKVCFALKSLPGDYAGYLATKANAGDDAKDSDADPATGCTTPVTVGPGARENLTVDAGIVSPPNKLGDFVWNDTNKNGLQDPGEPGVPNVPVTVKDDKGTEVGKTTTGPDGKYTVNNLPDGTFTVCFAAVGDLQFTKPNAGDAGMNSDADPATGCSTPVTLGPGKRENLTLDAGLVPPVNRIGDLVWSDTNKNGLQDDGEPGVPGVTVSVQKPDGTEVGKATTGPDGKYLVEGVPDGSYKVCFDLKALPADYAGSTPTTPNAGDDGSDSDADPATGCTTPITVGPGARENLTVDAGIVSPPNKLGDLVWNDTNRNGVQDPGEPGVPGVTVTVKDDKGTEAGKTTTGPDGKYLFDKLPDGTFTVCFTATGDLQLTKANAGDAGKDSDADPATGCTEPVTLGPGKREDLTVDAGFAPPVNRIGDLVWIDSNKDGLQTDDEPGVPGVSVSLQKEDGTEVAKTTTDKNGKYLFEGMADGTYKVCFTATADLKFTKSKAGDSGSDSDADPATGCTTPVTVGPGKRQDLTLDAGLVTPPNKLGDLVWNDTNRNGVQDPGEPGVPNVTVVVKDDKGAEVGKTTTGPDGKYLFDKLPDGTFAVCFTATGDLQFTKPTAGDAGTDSDADPATGCSKPVKLGGDKREDLTVDAGLAPPVNRIGDFVWNDANKNGLQDPGEPGVPGVTVTVKDDKGTEVAKTTTGPDGKYLVEGVPDGSYQVCFGTAGDMVLTKAKAGDTAKDSDADPATRCGAPVTVGPGKRENLTVDAGVVAPPNKIGDFVWVDTNRNGVQDPGEPGVPDVPVVLRDPSGKEVTVKTGPDGKYVFTDVPDGSYEVCVDLKSLPTKYSGYMLTKASAGDDAKDSDADPATGCAPVTVGPGKRENLNIDIGIVEPGNRIGDTVWVDRNRNGVQDTGEPGAADVTVVLKDTEGKEIAKVTTDADGKYLFDGVRDGSYTVCFAVGSLPEALTGHKFTKPWVGDPATDSDADQTTGCSKPVAVGPTDREVLTVDAGLTPPAGSGSGSGSTPVKTGKLADTGVDTGWLLVLGLLSLAGGGLLLLFTRRCRRES